A region from the Anaerolineae bacterium genome encodes:
- a CDS encoding tetratricopeptide repeat protein → MIILPASASPQNPLLTTKLHIPPPRCSQVFRPRLTARLNQVWEHALTLILAPAGFGKTTLLSEWVQPLLQEQEPQQTTAQKNVPPAKIAWLSLDENDNDPGHFLLYLLAAWQTIQPGLGETGLATRRPQTPQSISNLASGSAEDHEAFLTALINEIAATGSGHKFALILDDYHLINTPAIHHILACLLNYLPPQMRLIIASRAEPPLPLARLRARNQLLELRANDLRFMPAEAATFLNEVMGLELSAVDVAALETRTEGWIAGLQMAALSMRDCQDIPAFMASFTGSQRYIWDYLAEEILQQQPQPVQTFLLQTSILNGLTAPLCDAVLDSPRLAGEKSSQQTLAYLEKANLFIMPLDDHRQWYRYHHLLADFLRDYLQRQVGAPGVAALHRRAAAWYEQNGLAVEAMSHALVAADVERAVRLVEQSGGALLRQSELATLFKWLEALPAELVRARPRLSLFHAWAMVFAGQLAEVETWLQNNQLAPIADEGEIPGELTAIQASVAFFRRNIPQAIELYRLALARLPEENLFLRGAVALSLATACNLHGDIAGAKWAFAQASAISQANHNLPVALIAIGNLAQLHLEQGGLRRAAELYRQALALAARHVERGGPLPPHTGRVHVGLGEVLYQWNDLDAASEHLQEGLQMGQQHGEAITLMKGYLALACLHQARSNPTAAFEAVGQAEAFAQKHQLPSWRVRLNDCRVRLWLAQGDIEAAINCLKQERSGPNDDNARADDSAGYPDELSRLERLTQARLLIAQNKPDEALVLLTSLHQAAAASERTGWVLEISTLQALAYQASGDTPGAVTTLAEALALAEPEGYIRLFVDEGGPLADLLPQVTAPKVAAGYAKKLLTGLQRVNLVESLSDRELEILRLIATGLSNQQIAAELVLTVGTVKWHLSNIYGKLGVNRRTQAVARAREMQLL, encoded by the coding sequence ATGATCATTCTTCCGGCAAGCGCATCCCCCCAAAATCCGCTCTTAACCACCAAACTGCACATTCCCCCTCCCCGTTGTAGCCAGGTTTTCCGCCCGCGGCTGACCGCCCGGCTAAATCAAGTTTGGGAGCACGCCCTTACCCTCATCCTGGCCCCGGCCGGTTTTGGCAAAACAACCCTATTGAGTGAATGGGTCCAGCCCCTGCTTCAAGAGCAAGAACCCCAACAAACAACCGCTCAAAAAAATGTTCCTCCCGCCAAAATCGCCTGGCTCTCCCTTGACGAGAACGACAACGACCCGGGCCACTTTTTGTTGTACCTCCTCGCCGCCTGGCAAACCATTCAACCCGGACTGGGTGAAACCGGCCTGGCCACGCGCCGGCCTCAAACCCCGCAATCAATCTCTAATCTCGCCTCTGGAAGCGCGGAGGATCATGAGGCATTTTTAACCGCGCTTATTAATGAAATCGCCGCTACAGGTTCAGGTCATAAATTCGCCCTGATTCTTGATGATTACCACCTGATCAACACCCCGGCCATTCACCACATTCTGGCCTGCCTGCTCAACTACCTGCCGCCGCAAATGCGCCTCATTATCGCCAGCCGCGCCGAACCGCCCTTACCCCTGGCCCGCCTGCGAGCGCGAAACCAACTGCTTGAGTTGCGAGCAAACGATCTGCGCTTTATGCCCGCCGAAGCTGCTACCTTTCTCAACGAGGTAATGGGCCTGGAGCTTTCAGCCGTAGATGTAGCGGCCCTGGAAACGCGCACCGAAGGCTGGATTGCCGGGCTGCAAATGGCCGCGCTTTCGATGCGGGATTGCCAGGATATCCCCGCCTTTATGGCCTCGTTCACCGGCAGCCAGCGTTATATTTGGGACTACCTGGCCGAGGAAATCTTGCAGCAACAGCCCCAACCCGTGCAAACCTTTTTACTGCAAACTTCCATTCTCAATGGTTTGACCGCCCCCCTGTGCGATGCTGTGCTGGATTCTCCTCGCCTGGCCGGGGAGAAATCCAGCCAACAGACCCTGGCCTATCTGGAAAAGGCTAATCTCTTCATTATGCCGCTTGACGACCACCGGCAGTGGTATCGCTACCACCATCTCTTGGCCGATTTTTTACGCGACTATCTCCAACGGCAGGTTGGCGCGCCGGGCGTAGCCGCCCTGCATCGCCGGGCCGCAGCATGGTACGAGCAAAACGGTCTGGCCGTTGAAGCCATGAGCCACGCCCTGGTGGCCGCCGACGTTGAGCGCGCGGTGCGGCTGGTGGAACAAAGCGGCGGGGCGCTGCTGCGACAAAGCGAGTTGGCCACGCTGTTCAAATGGCTAGAAGCGTTGCCCGCAGAGTTGGTCCGCGCCCGGCCCCGGCTGTCTCTCTTTCACGCCTGGGCCATGGTTTTTGCCGGACAATTGGCAGAGGTTGAAACCTGGCTGCAAAACAACCAACTTGCCCCAATTGCGGATGAAGGTGAAATCCCCGGCGAGTTGACCGCCATTCAGGCCAGTGTGGCCTTCTTTCGGCGGAACATTCCCCAGGCCATAGAATTATATCGCCTGGCGTTGGCCCGGTTGCCAGAGGAAAACCTGTTTTTGCGGGGAGCGGTCGCCTTGAGTTTAGCCACGGCCTGCAACCTGCACGGCGACATTGCCGGGGCTAAATGGGCCTTTGCTCAGGCCAGCGCCATCAGCCAGGCCAATCACAATCTCCCTGTTGCGTTGATCGCTATCGGGAATTTGGCCCAGTTACACCTGGAACAAGGAGGCTTGCGCCGCGCGGCTGAACTCTACCGGCAAGCGTTGGCTTTGGCGGCCCGGCATGTTGAACGAGGGGGACCGCTGCCGCCCCATACGGGCCGGGTGCACGTTGGGCTGGGGGAGGTATTGTATCAATGGAATGACCTGGATGCGGCCAGTGAGCACCTGCAAGAGGGTCTCCAGATGGGCCAGCAACACGGCGAGGCCATCACCCTGATGAAGGGCTACCTGGCGCTGGCCTGCCTTCACCAGGCCCGATCCAACCCAACCGCTGCCTTTGAAGCAGTAGGCCAGGCCGAAGCGTTTGCCCAAAAACACCAGCTACCCAGTTGGCGCGTCCGGCTGAATGATTGCCGCGTGAGGCTGTGGTTGGCGCAAGGTGATATAGAGGCAGCCATTAATTGCTTAAAGCAAGAGCGCTCCGGCCCCAATGACGATAACGCCCGCGCCGACGACTCCGCCGGTTATCCCGACGAACTATCTCGGCTGGAACGCCTGACCCAGGCCCGGCTTCTGATTGCCCAAAATAAGCCGGATGAGGCCCTGGTTTTGTTGACTTCCCTGCATCAGGCTGCCGCAGCGTCGGAGCGTACCGGCTGGGTTCTGGAAATTTCGACTCTCCAGGCTTTGGCCTATCAGGCTTCCGGCGACACGCCCGGCGCCGTAACTACCCTGGCCGAAGCCCTGGCCCTGGCCGAACCGGAGGGCTACATTCGCCTTTTTGTTGACGAGGGAGGCCCGCTGGCAGACTTGTTACCACAGGTCACAGCCCCCAAGGTAGCCGCGGGTTATGCCAAAAAGTTATTGACCGGTTTGCAAAGGGTAAATCTGGTAGAGTCGCTCAGCGACCGCGAGCTTGAAATTCTGCGTCTCATTGCCACTGGCTTGTCTAACCAACAAATTGCGGCCGAACTGGTGCTGACGGTGGGCACGGTAAAGTGGCACCTAAGTAATATCTACGGCAAACTGGGCGTCAACCGCCGCACCCAGGCCGTGGCCCGGGCCAGAGAAATGCAACTGTTATAG